The Sesamum indicum cultivar Zhongzhi No. 13 linkage group LG2, S_indicum_v1.0, whole genome shotgun sequence genome contains a region encoding:
- the LOC105155481 gene encoding subtilisin-like protease SBT1.9 — protein sequence MNHLMIFLSSFYSHTWKKMQLLQLLAQILVSLFLLADHVPHASAERSTYIVHMDKSFMPLAFSSHHYWYSSVLQSAKSVAQTSLDRDNLEPKLVYTYDNAFHGFSAVMSKPELEAVQKSPGFLSAYPDGVVIPDTTHTYKFLSLNTATGLWPASQYGKDVIIGVVDTGVLPESLSFKDDGMTAIPARWRGICQEGEGFNSSLCNKKLIGVRYFNEGVRAANPGVKIFPNSARDETGHGTHVAATAAGNYVDGVSFFGYAPGTARGVAPRACLAVYKVLWLEGSFESDALAGIDQAVADGVDILSISLSYRRRDLYENPIAIAGFGAREKGILVSVSAGNRGPGFATLLEGIPWAFVVAAGTVDRWFAGTLTLGNGKTITGWAMLPAKAIVRDFPIVYNETLSACNSTELLAEAPHSSIIICNLTDHLSFLFLMNDLATTYIPGVIAISEDPSILETSTNFRHPAVVITPSEAREVIDYATNSDTPTASIDFQQTVLGTEPRAAPALASFSSRGPGQGYPGILKPDIMAPGVLVLAAHSPYSSRASIGTNIQLSSDYNLLSGTSMACPHISGIAALLKAAHPEWSPAAIQSAMMTTANPLDNANQPIKDMGFGYQVATPLGIGAGQVDPNRALDPGLIYDATMQDYVDLVCSMNFTTAQTQTILRSSYNCSTPSSDLNYPSFIVLYETQETTTTSTRKFRRTLTNVGNGPAAYKVKVEEPNGSTIAVSPQTLMFTRKDEKQSYSLTIRYTISSEFVLAPGSITWIEENGNHTVRSPIVVSTH from the coding sequence ATGAATCATCTTATGATCTTTCTCTCCTCTTTCTATTCACATACATGGAAAAAAATGCAGTTGCTTCAGTTATTGGCTCAGATTCTGGTTTCTTTGTTTCTGTTGGCTGATCATGTTCCTCATGCTTCAGCTGAAAGAAGTACGTATATTGTACATATGGACAAATCTTTCATGCCTTTGGCATTTTCTAGCCACCATTACTGGTATTCTTCCGTGCTTCAATCTGCAAAATCAGTAGCTCAGACATCACTTGATCGAGACAACCTGGAACCGAAGCTCGTCTATACTTATGACAATGCCTTTCATGGATTCAGTGCAGTCATGTCCAAACCGGAACTGGAAGCCGTGCAGAAGTCTCCAGGGTTCCTGTCAGCTTACCCTGACGGGGTTGTAATACCAGACACCACCCACACCTATAAATTCCTCTCGTTGAATACAGCAACAGGGCTCTGGCCAGCATCTCAGTACGGAAAAGATGTGATCATCGGAGTTGTTGATACTGGAGTGTTGCCCGAGAGCCTGAGTTTTAAAGATGATGGTATGACTGCAATTCCAGCAAGGTGGAGGGGAATTTGCCAGGAAGGTGAAGGATTCAATTCGTCATTGTGCAACAAGAAGCTGATTGGAGTTAGGTACTTCAATGAGGGAGTCCGAGCGGCGAATCCTGGAGTTAAGATTTTTCCGAACTCTGCCAGGGACGAAACTGGTCACGGCACGCATGTTGCGGCCACAGCTGCTGGAAACTATGTTGACGGTGTCTCGTTTTTCGGCTATGCACCTGGAACGGCCAGAGGGGTTGCCCCGCGAGCTTGTCTGGCAGTATATAAGGTACTCTGGCTTGAAGGAAGCTTTGAGTCTGATGCACTAGCAGGTATTGATCAGGCTGTGGCCGACGGAGTTGATATACTGTCGATTTCTCTAAGTTATCGCAGGAGAGATTTGTATGAGAATCCCATTGCAATAGCCGGGTTTGGTGCCAGAGAAAAGGGAATCCTTGTTTCTGTCTCGGCTGGGAATCGCGGCCCGGGGTTTGCAACTCTGCTCGAGGGCATCCCGTGGGCCTTCGTAGTTGCAGCAGGGACTGTTGATCGGTGGTTCGCTGGCACTTTGACGCTCGGGAACGGTAAAACAATCACTGGATGGGCTATGTTGCCTGCAAAAGCGATAGTCAGAGACTTCCCTATTGTTTACAACGAGACGTTATCTGCCTGCAACTCAACAGAATTACTGGCAGAAGCCCCTCATAGCAGTATTATTATATGCAACCTAACTGATCATCTTAGTTTCTTGTTTCTGATGAATGATTTAGCAACAACATATATCCCAGGAGTCATCGCCATTTCTGAAGATCCAAGTATATTAGAGACTTCCACCAACTTTCGTCACCCTGCAGTCGTAATTACGCCCTCAGAAGCACGAGAGGTGATTGATTACGCAACAAATAGCGATACACCAACAGCATCCATTGATTTCCAGCAAACAGTTCTTGGGACAGAACCGAGAGCTGCTCCGGCCCTGGCAAGTTTTTCATCCAGAGGCCCCGGCCAGGGCTATCCTGGAATCTTGAAACCAGACATAATGGCACCTGGAGTTTTGGTCTTAGCAGCACACAGTCCTTACTCTTCCCGAGCGAGTATCGGGACCAACATACAGCTGTCAAGCGACTATAATCTCTTGTCCGGCACATCAATGGCTTGCCCTCATATCTCTGGAATTGCTGCTCTTCTAAAAGCTGCTCATCCCGAGTGGAGCCCTGCGGCTATCCAATCTGCCATGATGACCACTGCAAATCCACTCGATAACGCTAATCAACCGATCAAGGATATGGGCTTTGGCTATCAGGTGGCCACTCCTTTAGGCATTGGAGCAGGGCAAGTTGATCCAAACCGTGCGCTCGATCCAGGCCTCATTTACGATGCCACCATGCAGGACTACGTCGATCTTGTTTGTTCCATGAATTTCACAACTGCACAAACTCAAACCATCCTAAGATCAAGCTACAACTGCTCCACTCCATCCTCTGACTTAAACTACCCATCTTTTATTGTTCTGTATGAAACTCAAGAAACAACAACAACGTCAACAAGGAAATTCAGGCGTACACTCACAAATGTAGGGAACGGACCGGCTGCATACAAAGTCAAGGTGGAAGAACCAAATGGTTCCACTATCGCCGTTTCACCCCAGACTTTAATGTTCACAAGGAAAGACGAGAAGCAGAGCTATTCATTGACTATTCGTTACACGATTAGCAGTGAGTTTGTCCTCGCTCCTGGTTCAATCACTTGGATAGAAGAGAATGGCAACCACACAGTGAGGAGTCCCATTGTGGTGTCTACTCACTAA
- the LOC105155480 gene encoding subtilisin-like protease SBT1.9 produces the protein MVLVKAVPLVLFSWFLLAHHASAQRSTYIVHMDKSSMPKAFSGGHHWYSSILGSIKSVGLKSSDGDQPGPKLVHSYDNAFHGFSAVMSKDELESLRKSPGLLSAHVDRPVTPDTTHTYKFLGLNTASGIWPASQYGKDVIIGVVDSGIWPESPSFRDEGMTEVPARWRGACVVGQDFNSSLCNKKIIGARWFNQGVLAANPDGTISMNSTRDTYGHGTHVASIAAGNYVKDVSFFGYAPGTARGVAPHARLAIYKVLWDEGGYESDALAGIDQAVADGVDVLSISLSYQTIDLYENPIAIAAFGAMEKGILVSVSAGNRGPNFGTLLEGIPWAVIAASGTVDRWFAGILMLGNGLTITGWTMFPARATIRNLPLYYNKTLSACSSAELLAEAPSAIIICIQSFDTAEFSDQISYVSQSNALAAIFISEDTSIIRSTSFPYPGVVITPKEGKRVIRYASNSSEPTASINFQQTILGKEPRPAPAVSESSSRGPARSYPGILKPDIMAPGVLILAAYNPYTSVANIGSNIQLSSDYNLESGTSMACPHISGVAALLKAAHPEWSPAAIRSAMMTTANPIDNTQKPIKDMGHRYDIATPLDMGAGQVDPNRALDPGLIYDVTAQDYVNLVCALNYTREQTQSIIRSTYNCSSPSTDLNYPAFVALYDPLQERTTLTQKFQRTVTNVGNGAATYKVKVKRPKDSVITVSPEKLVFQKKNEKQRFSLTIRYKSYDEYVINHGSITWVEENGKHNVRSPIVVTPPEPS, from the coding sequence ATGGTGCTGGTTAAGGCAGTTCCTCTAGTTTTGTTCTCATGGTTTCTCTTGGCTCATCATGCTTCGGCACAAAGATCAACTTATATTGTCCATATGGACAAGTCTTCCATGCCCAAGGCCTTTTCCGGTGGCCACCATTGGTACTCTAGTATCTTGGGATCCATCAAATCGGTCGGTCTCAAGTCATCGGATGGGGACCAGCCCGGTCCGAAGCTGGTCCATAGCTATGACAATGCGTTTCATGGATTCAGTGCAGTGATGTCGAAGGATGAGCTTGAATCCTTGAGGAAATCACCCGGTCTCCTCTCGGCTCATGTTGACCGGCCCGTCACACCTGACACCACTCATACATACAAATTTCTTGGGCTGAACACTGCCTCCGGAATATGGCCAGCATCTCAATATGGGAAAGATGTGATTATTGGTGTCGTTGACTCTGGTATCTGGCCGGAAAGTCCAAGCTTCAGGGATGAAGGAATGACTGAAGTTCCAGCAAGGTGGAGGGGGGCTTGTGTGGTGGGCCAAGATTTCAATTCATCATTGtgtaataagaaaattattggagCTAGATGGTTCAATCAGGGGGTTCTAGCAGCCAATCCTGATGGTACAATTAGTATGAACTCCACAAGAGATACCTATGGTCATGGCACACACGTCGCTTCCATTGCGGCTGGGAATTATGTCAAGGATGTTTCCTTCTTTGGCTATGCTCCAGGGACAGCAAGAGGGGTAGCTCCTCATGCTAGGCTGGCCATATACAAAGTCCTTTGGGATGAAGGAGGCTACGAGTCTGATGCACTTGCAGGTATTGATCAGGCGGTTGCTGATGGCGTTGATGTCTTATCGATCTCTTTAAGTTACCAAACAATTGATTTGTATGAGAATCCTATTGCAATTGCTGCATTTGGTGCAATGGAGAAAGGCATCCTTGTTTCTGTTTCGGCAGGAAATCGTGGTCCAAATTTTGGAACTTTACTCGAGGGAATCCCTTGGGCAGTGATAGCAGCATCAGGAACAGTTGATCGCTGGTTTGCTGGGATCTTGATGCTGGGGAACGGTTTGACTATCACGGGCTGGACCATGTTTCCTGCAAGGGCAACAATCAGAAACTTGCCTCTCTATTACAATAAGACCTTATCAGCTTGCAGTTCAGCTGAACTATTGGCAGAAGCTCCCTCTGCTATCATCATTTGCATCCAATCTTTTGATACTGCAGAATTCTCTGATCAAATCAGCTATGTTTCTCAATCAAATGCCCTGGCAgctatttttatttctgaagATACTAGTATAATTCGATCCACATCTTTTCCTTATCCTGGTGTTGTAATTACCCCCAAAGAAGGAAAACGTGTGATCAGGTATGCCTCAAATAGCTCCGAACCAACAGCAAGCATCAACTTCCAGCAGACAATCCTGGGGAAGGAGCCAAGACCTGCTCCAGCTGTATCTGAATCGTCATCAAGGGGTCCAGCACGAAGCTATCCAGGCATTTTGAAGCCCGACATAATGGCACCTGGTGTATTAATATTAGCCGCCTATAATCCATACACGAGTGTAGCAAATATCGGTTCCAACATACAATTGTCTAGTGACTACAATCTAGAGTCAGGCACATCAATGGCTTGTCCACATATCTCTGGAGTTGCTGCACTCCTGAAAGCTGCGCATCCTGAGTGGAGTCCTGCTGCTATTCGGTCAGCCATGATGACCACTGCAAATCCAATCGATAACACTCAGAAACCCATCAAAGACATGGGGCATCGTTATGACATTGCCACACCGTTGGACATGGGAGCAGGACAAGTTGATCCAAATCGTGCACTTGATCCAGGACTTATATATGATGTCACTGCTCAAGACTATGTAAATCTGGTATGTGCCCTGAATTATACTCGTGAACAAACTCAATCTATCATAAGATCAACCTACAACTGCTCGAGCCCATCCACTGATCTTAATTACCCAGCATTCGTTGCACTATATGACCCACTACAAGAAAGAACTACTCTAACCCAGAAATTCCAAAGAACTGTCACAAACGTTGGGAACGGTGCTGCTACATACAAAGTAAAGGTGAAAAGGCCAAAGGATTCTGTGATCACAGTATCCCCAGAGAAATTAGTCTTtcagaagaaaaatgagaagcAAAGATTCTCTTTAACCATACGCTATAAGAGTTACGATGAGTATGTCATCAATCATGGATCGATCACTTGGGTGGAAGAGAATGGCAAGCACAACGTGAGGAGTCCTATTGTGGTGACCCCGCCAGAGCCCTCATAA